From Nitratidesulfovibrio vulgaris str. Hildenborough, a single genomic window includes:
- a CDS encoding translocation/assembly module TamB produces MRWPDSLKALGGRLLPRLYASRARRVAVWCAAGVTGLLLALLLVLRTPAGESLVGRALVLAASRSGVALSYDRLSGPLPGVLTLEGVRLGDASGEWATADTVALRWRPVALLSGEVSIDALELSGPRLYRAPVVEHGEDKPVTDDAAGAVRPSLSTLPALHIGSVEMTDGHLGGAFAGTPLGVAFSGAVTMRPGHADVRADATVRVETPEGGTDARDACVARLRAGASGGRSWVDARLTVGGGHIPGAGGDSAAAVNAAASSGSLAGVLMPWLPREILSGQGGISLSLSGDGTAADWRATARADLGDVLVFEGEVALTGERHGADAHTDAKGSRVPSSGAALAGVGVTGTASLVPGTATPQTWRALLGERVDVGWSATVRDAVSKPVVSGGSVRASSQHWQFTAENIMLENRAGGSGFSLQYAAQLADGARLAPLVSLPFGRLVLEGDAQGSATAQGALLGVSGRAEVGGLPGRQADLPVSYGLSMRREGMDVLLDDLRLETDGASLHANGQGQGQAAGRGSRVQGDVGFELAEGGWLAAVAGAHGRIRATVDIERGSARRTVGAIPVGQGGQDEREAEDRQSAGMESPDRADGPMPVDGVPVPLPGTSAGMVPRSDVASGAGAATPDASDGMGGDVHAGVKAAWRITGEGLRWRSPMLAGLLGRSPAVAGTCEVVGDTIELDVSTLAGAGLRGTASLRYGAREAPRPADARRPSAHDTMGEGAKTLNAMASLALTDISVLSPAPSGTAALRGPMHVAVGITGDATSPAFTLEASSPRLVAKGGDIVAPVLHVAGVVSRDSVRDASLRGESASGLSRVHASRRPADKPRGHPAGISVSGNVALSAREAWQAPMGVTATWGLDGAGASGFRLDALRGTLLGVDVSGALAFAPHGTGGGTGGVAGKGSRARAEGTPGDVTPSGDGLLSGGFEAVVMDWKPLAAFAGLPLSGRDAQLHMRFSGEKVQPSRVSKTSARRGGQAVSAVFSAAEMDMGAVSASHVRLDAAGYADSLATALQTASYSLKLTTAGGEMRGISWLTAGATLEGDARDARFDLHTRGDLVTDVAGSLLMQRAEVQVQRLAVRRPSAGAGVRLTGPARLSLAGGPRLDAADMAFEPQGRAQLTFDLRSGTEASLRLHDVPVSLARLVVDTVPVAGEVSGEARVSTVEGRTEGAFRFETGNLHLSGDAVRRDGTRPSTASLLLTGRLAPEDAKHGRLTAALEVGLEGLEAARADISLPVQGLASGTPALREASPVSARVRLRGDVAPFWRFVPLPDRRLAGRADVAVDVTGTVEAPQLAVRGFLCGGRYEDLVQGILLTDITGELRHDAGNGLVCRLAAADGKGGRVVLNGALLAGGGFGFMAGAAQGGTSLADGASPRAIGGMSALFPTGEDDRVVAAPLASSVRGATPSVGAVQGMGNHAGPTSGTGQLRAAIPGPYIVLRGAMAGLRPFRRDDLDVTLSGPVELTGPLRAPSLHADLVLEGATLELVNGLGSTVRTLNVHEKGAIAAGRVSGVALPDAASLLLDIAVRAPNRLFVRGRGLDSEWQGRLHVSGTAAKPTLRGSLSPVRGRFSLLGKPFVFTKGAITFAGAVPPDPVLDLELSHAGSTVTAFIRVGGRASKPTLTFDSRPSLPQDEVMAHVLFDKSATELSRFEALQAANAMRMLAGVGKAGIDPLATVQETLGIDVLRLGDGRGTQDTARITPAGDRALSSPARQAQTPAVPEGPSVEAGKYLMDNVYVGVEQGAEAGSFGVRVEVELLPRVNLEGRASSTSSDIGVMWKKDY; encoded by the coding sequence ATGCGTTGGCCTGATTCCCTCAAGGCCCTTGGTGGTCGCCTGCTTCCCCGGCTGTATGCATCTCGCGCACGACGTGTCGCGGTATGGTGCGCGGCGGGTGTGACGGGTCTTCTTCTCGCCCTTCTGCTGGTGTTGCGAACCCCGGCAGGGGAATCCCTCGTCGGGCGGGCTTTGGTGCTGGCGGCATCCCGTTCTGGCGTGGCCCTTTCCTACGACCGGCTGTCCGGGCCGTTGCCCGGTGTGCTCACGCTGGAGGGGGTGCGCCTTGGCGACGCCTCGGGCGAATGGGCGACGGCGGACACGGTGGCCTTGCGCTGGCGACCCGTGGCCCTGCTGTCGGGCGAGGTCTCCATCGATGCGCTGGAGTTGAGCGGGCCCCGGCTGTACCGGGCGCCTGTCGTGGAACATGGTGAAGACAAGCCCGTCACGGACGATGCGGCAGGTGCTGTGCGTCCTTCGCTGTCTACCCTGCCCGCGTTGCACATCGGCAGTGTCGAGATGACGGATGGGCATCTGGGCGGCGCGTTCGCAGGTACGCCGCTCGGGGTGGCCTTTTCCGGCGCGGTCACGATGCGACCGGGGCACGCGGATGTGCGGGCTGACGCCACTGTGCGGGTCGAGACTCCTGAAGGGGGCACCGATGCGCGTGACGCCTGCGTCGCACGACTTCGCGCCGGGGCTTCCGGCGGGCGGTCGTGGGTCGACGCACGTCTGACGGTGGGGGGCGGCCATATACCGGGTGCGGGGGGGGATTCAGCGGCAGCGGTCAATGCTGCTGCGTCGTCCGGCAGCCTTGCGGGCGTTCTCATGCCGTGGCTTCCGCGCGAGATTCTCTCCGGGCAGGGCGGGATATCCCTCTCTCTCTCGGGTGACGGGACAGCGGCTGACTGGCGGGCGACGGCAAGGGCTGACCTTGGCGATGTGCTCGTGTTCGAGGGGGAGGTCGCATTAACAGGTGAGAGGCATGGCGCGGATGCTCACACAGACGCGAAGGGTAGTCGGGTGCCATCCTCGGGGGCAGCACTGGCAGGAGTCGGGGTGACCGGGACGGCGTCGCTGGTTCCCGGTACGGCGACACCGCAAACGTGGCGAGCCCTTCTCGGCGAACGTGTGGACGTGGGCTGGAGTGCCACCGTGCGTGATGCCGTATCGAAGCCTGTCGTCTCCGGCGGTTCCGTGAGGGCGTCTTCGCAGCACTGGCAGTTTACGGCAGAGAACATCATGCTCGAGAATCGCGCGGGCGGCTCGGGTTTTTCGTTGCAGTATGCGGCGCAGCTTGCCGATGGCGCACGCCTTGCCCCGCTCGTATCCCTGCCTTTCGGCCGTCTCGTCCTTGAGGGCGACGCCCAAGGTTCAGCAACGGCGCAGGGTGCACTGCTCGGTGTATCCGGTCGCGCAGAGGTTGGAGGTCTGCCGGGGCGGCAGGCGGATTTGCCCGTTTCCTATGGGCTGTCCATGCGGCGCGAGGGAATGGACGTGCTGCTGGACGACCTGCGCCTTGAGACGGATGGAGCGTCCCTGCATGCAAACGGGCAAGGTCAGGGACAAGCGGCGGGGCGCGGGAGTCGGGTACAGGGCGACGTGGGATTCGAACTGGCGGAGGGGGGATGGCTTGCCGCAGTGGCAGGTGCCCACGGGCGTATCAGGGCAACTGTCGACATCGAGCGCGGAAGCGCCCGCCGGACTGTCGGGGCCATTCCTGTCGGTCAGGGAGGGCAGGACGAGCGCGAGGCTGAAGACCGCCAATCCGCAGGCATGGAGTCGCCTGACAGGGCTGACGGGCCAATGCCGGTCGATGGCGTTCCCGTACCCCTGCCCGGTACATCAGCCGGAATGGTGCCCCGCAGTGACGTGGCATCGGGGGCAGGGGCTGCTACGCCCGATGCGTCTGACGGCATGGGGGGCGACGTCCATGCGGGTGTGAAGGCGGCATGGCGTATCACGGGCGAAGGTCTGCGCTGGCGGTCACCCATGCTGGCGGGTCTTCTGGGACGGTCTCCGGCGGTGGCGGGGACATGCGAAGTGGTCGGCGACACCATTGAACTCGATGTGAGCACTCTCGCGGGGGCAGGGCTACGCGGCACGGCGTCCCTCCGCTATGGTGCGCGGGAGGCGCCACGTCCAGCCGATGCGAGAAGACCTTCTGCTCACGACACCATGGGGGAAGGCGCCAAGACGCTGAATGCCATGGCAAGCCTCGCACTGACTGACATATCGGTCTTGTCACCCGCGCCGTCCGGCACGGCAGCCTTGCGCGGGCCGATGCATGTTGCCGTGGGTATCACTGGTGACGCCACATCCCCGGCGTTCACGCTGGAGGCGTCGTCGCCGCGTCTTGTGGCGAAGGGAGGCGACATCGTCGCCCCTGTCCTGCATGTGGCAGGTGTCGTGTCGCGTGACTCTGTCCGTGACGCCTCCCTGCGCGGGGAGAGTGCTTCGGGGCTTTCTCGCGTTCATGCTTCTCGCCGTCCGGCTGACAAACCGCGCGGACACCCGGCAGGGATTTCCGTGTCGGGAAACGTCGCGTTGAGTGCACGTGAGGCATGGCAAGCGCCCATGGGGGTGACCGCCACGTGGGGCCTTGATGGGGCGGGCGCGTCGGGCTTCAGGCTGGATGCATTGCGTGGAACCCTTCTTGGTGTGGATGTCTCTGGCGCGCTGGCTTTTGCCCCACATGGGACGGGAGGGGGCACGGGCGGCGTGGCTGGCAAAGGTTCGAGGGCTAGGGCGGAGGGAACGCCAGGTGACGTTACGCCGTCGGGTGACGGCCTCCTGTCGGGTGGCTTCGAAGCTGTCGTCATGGACTGGAAGCCCCTCGCCGCGTTCGCCGGGCTTCCCCTCAGCGGGCGAGATGCGCAACTGCACATGCGTTTCTCCGGCGAGAAGGTGCAGCCCTCTCGAGTCAGCAAGACTTCTGCACGTCGGGGCGGTCAGGCTGTGTCGGCGGTCTTCTCGGCAGCGGAGATGGACATGGGGGCGGTTTCCGCCAGCCATGTGCGTCTTGATGCCGCCGGGTATGCCGACAGCCTTGCCACGGCGCTGCAAACCGCAAGCTATTCTTTGAAGTTGACCACTGCCGGTGGTGAGATGCGGGGCATCTCGTGGCTCACCGCCGGGGCGACTCTCGAAGGTGATGCCCGCGATGCCCGGTTCGACCTGCATACGCGGGGCGACCTTGTGACCGACGTGGCGGGCAGCCTTCTCATGCAACGGGCTGAAGTGCAGGTGCAACGCCTTGCGGTGCGCCGTCCTTCAGCCGGTGCCGGAGTGCGTCTCACCGGCCCCGCCCGGTTGTCCCTCGCAGGTGGGCCGCGTCTTGATGCCGCAGATATGGCGTTCGAACCGCAGGGGCGCGCGCAACTGACCTTCGACCTGCGTTCAGGGACGGAGGCCTCGCTGCGTCTGCATGATGTCCCGGTATCGTTGGCCCGCCTCGTGGTCGATACAGTGCCTGTGGCGGGAGAGGTCTCGGGCGAGGCCCGCGTGAGCACGGTGGAGGGCAGGACGGAAGGTGCCTTCCGGTTCGAGACCGGCAATCTTCACCTCTCCGGTGATGCTGTACGCCGGGATGGCACCCGGCCCTCTACCGCCAGCCTGCTGCTGACCGGGCGACTTGCCCCGGAGGATGCGAAGCATGGCAGGCTCACCGCAGCTTTGGAAGTCGGCCTGGAGGGACTAGAGGCGGCACGGGCTGACATCTCCTTGCCCGTGCAAGGCCTCGCATCAGGCACCCCGGCATTGCGGGAGGCGTCGCCGGTTTCGGCCCGAGTCAGGCTGCGCGGTGATGTGGCGCCGTTCTGGCGCTTCGTGCCCTTGCCGGACAGACGCCTTGCCGGACGCGCCGATGTCGCCGTCGATGTGACGGGTACGGTGGAAGCACCGCAACTGGCTGTGCGCGGGTTCCTCTGTGGCGGTCGGTACGAGGACCTCGTGCAGGGCATACTGCTCACGGATATTACGGGTGAACTGCGGCACGATGCGGGTAACGGGCTGGTGTGCCGCCTCGCCGCGGCAGACGGCAAGGGCGGGCGTGTCGTTCTTAACGGGGCACTGCTTGCGGGCGGCGGGTTCGGTTTCATGGCAGGGGCTGCACAGGGTGGTACCTCGTTGGCGGATGGGGCGTCGCCGCGTGCCATCGGCGGCATGTCGGCGTTGTTCCCCACTGGCGAAGATGACCGCGTCGTTGCTGCGCCTCTAGCCTCTTCAGTGCGCGGCGCCACGCCTTCTGTCGGGGCGGTACAGGGTATGGGCAACCATGCAGGCCCCACATCGGGAACAGGACAGTTACGCGCTGCCATCCCCGGCCCCTACATCGTGCTTCGCGGGGCCATGGCAGGTCTGCGCCCTTTCAGGCGTGACGACCTCGACGTCACACTCTCCGGCCCGGTCGAACTCACTGGCCCCTTGCGCGCACCTTCGCTACATGCCGACCTTGTGCTCGAAGGGGCTACACTTGAACTGGTGAACGGCCTCGGTTCCACGGTGCGGACGTTGAACGTGCATGAAAAAGGGGCCATCGCCGCCGGGAGAGTGTCTGGCGTTGCCTTGCCGGATGCAGCGTCGTTGCTGCTGGACATTGCGGTTCGTGCTCCAAACAGGCTGTTCGTGCGGGGCAGGGGGCTGGACAGCGAGTGGCAGGGGCGCTTGCATGTGTCGGGAACGGCGGCGAAACCCACGCTACGCGGAAGCCTGTCACCGGTGCGGGGCCGTTTCTCGTTGCTCGGCAAGCCGTTCGTCTTCACCAAGGGGGCAATCACCTTCGCGGGTGCCGTGCCGCCCGACCCTGTCCTCGACCTTGAGCTTTCACACGCGGGCAGTACCGTGACAGCCTTCATACGTGTCGGAGGGCGGGCCTCGAAGCCGACGCTCACCTTCGACAGCCGTCCGTCGTTGCCGCAGGATGAAGTGATGGCACATGTGCTTTTCGACAAGTCGGCGACCGAACTGAGCCGCTTCGAGGCGTTGCAGGCCGCCAATGCCATGAGAATGCTGGCGGGCGTGGGCAAGGCGGGCATCGACCCGCTTGCCACCGTGCAGGAGACGCTCGGCATCGATGTGCTGCGTCTCGGAGACGGGCGCGGCACGCAGGACACCGCCCGCATCACACCCGCCGGGGACAGGGCGCTTTCATCTCCGGCGCGTCAGGCCCAGACTCCCGCAGTGCCGGAAGGCCCTTCGGTCGAGGCTGGCAAGTACCTCATGGACAACGTGTATGTGGGCGTCGAACAGGGGGCGGAAGCCGGGTCGTTCGGGGTGCGGGTCGAGGTCGAACTGCTGCCGCGGGTCAACCTTGAAGGCCGGGCTTCATCGACTTCGAGTGATATCGGAGTGATGTGGAAGAAGGATTATTGA
- a CDS encoding autotransporter assembly complex protein TamA, which yields MQLPSASGNATSLTQHILPEGLTPPQVPADLCAGAPTAKQDTSHDARPVPYEVTFSIADDAGASSVSTEERSALLDAVRGVSLLERLADQAPDSVTGVERRLRSDEDEARNVLHSRGFYAGRVEGRLDAASSPLRVTLTLFPGPLYTVADSRVVYRAGAGHSEVADDKAGMTGVVGMVGPADAPDQTSASDQTSATGQAADSAGAGDDVPSPSFAHGTPEEGGMKGRPAGIAVPTADADSAPVPEGFPRALSDAGVAGGAPARADDILDAVARIPVFLHERGHPFAVVTGTRFEVDHAAHTLHATVTVDPGPYVLMGGLDVEGADDVSRDYVATYVGWRPGQPWDERLVERFRESLRGTGLFSGMEVVPADHDDATGCRPVMARLTYGPPRSFGGGLRYDSALGPGVLAFWEHRNLWGGGERLRLELPVWERRQEVVASFRKPFLLRPDQDFIADAWARNENSDAYDQRAGAVSASVERRISRHLWASAGGTTEGGSINDHQGPERSYSMWGVPLTIRYDGTDNLLDPHEGVRAALSTTPYTGVYHEWRSMVRSRLDASAYTALPGGRTVLALRAAAGALHGESPADIPASFRFYSGGGGSVRGYAYQSLGPRDGDVPLGGGSFGEVGLEARTRITETLGLVTFVDGGNVYEESMPRFGDGMRFGAGVGLRYYTAIGPLRFDVATPVNPREDDAPLQFYFSIGQSF from the coding sequence ATGCAGCTTCCTTCCGCATCCGGAAACGCCACATCGCTTACGCAGCACATCTTGCCCGAAGGCCTGACACCGCCGCAGGTACCCGCCGACCTTTGCGCGGGTGCGCCGACTGCGAAGCAAGACACCTCGCATGACGCGCGCCCCGTGCCCTACGAGGTGACCTTCTCCATCGCTGACGATGCAGGTGCGTCGTCAGTCTCCACCGAGGAACGCTCCGCACTGCTGGATGCCGTACGCGGGGTGAGCCTTCTGGAACGCCTCGCCGACCAAGCCCCCGACAGCGTCACCGGTGTCGAACGCCGCCTTCGGTCTGACGAGGATGAAGCGCGCAACGTGCTGCATTCCCGTGGCTTCTACGCCGGTCGCGTAGAGGGGCGGCTTGATGCAGCCTCATCACCCTTGCGGGTTACGCTCACGCTCTTTCCGGGGCCGCTGTACACGGTGGCGGACTCGCGGGTGGTCTACCGTGCGGGGGCAGGACATTCAGAGGTGGCAGACGACAAGGCGGGCATGACGGGCGTGGTAGGCATGGTGGGGCCGGCTGACGCGCCAGACCAGACAAGTGCATCAGACCAGACAAGCGCGACAGGTCAGGCAGCAGACAGCGCAGGGGCGGGCGATGATGTTCCCTCTCCATCGTTCGCACACGGAACGCCGGAAGAGGGTGGCATGAAAGGTCGCCCCGCCGGAATCGCCGTACCTACGGCCGATGCCGATTCCGCCCCTGTTCCCGAAGGGTTCCCTCGTGCACTGTCCGACGCCGGGGTCGCCGGGGGCGCCCCCGCGCGGGCGGACGACATCCTCGACGCCGTGGCGCGGATTCCGGTCTTTCTGCATGAACGGGGGCATCCCTTCGCAGTGGTCACGGGCACCCGATTCGAGGTCGACCACGCTGCGCACACCCTTCATGCCACCGTGACCGTCGACCCCGGCCCCTATGTGCTCATGGGCGGGCTGGATGTGGAAGGCGCGGACGACGTGTCACGTGACTATGTGGCGACGTACGTCGGATGGCGACCGGGGCAGCCGTGGGATGAGCGCCTTGTCGAGCGTTTCAGGGAGTCGTTGCGCGGCACAGGGCTGTTCAGCGGCATGGAGGTCGTTCCCGCCGACCATGACGACGCCACCGGATGTCGGCCCGTGATGGCGCGCCTGACCTACGGCCCGCCCCGCAGCTTCGGTGGTGGGCTACGATACGATTCGGCCTTGGGGCCGGGTGTGCTCGCCTTCTGGGAGCATCGCAACCTGTGGGGCGGAGGCGAGCGGTTGCGCCTTGAACTGCCCGTGTGGGAACGGCGGCAGGAGGTCGTGGCCTCGTTCCGCAAGCCGTTCCTGCTGCGCCCCGACCAGGATTTCATCGCCGATGCGTGGGCACGTAACGAGAACTCCGACGCCTACGACCAGCGCGCGGGGGCGGTGTCCGCCAGTGTCGAGCGTCGCATCTCACGGCACCTGTGGGCCAGCGCGGGCGGTACGACCGAGGGCGGTTCCATCAACGACCATCAGGGACCGGAGCGTTCCTATTCGATGTGGGGCGTACCGCTCACCATCAGGTACGACGGTACCGACAACCTTCTCGACCCCCATGAGGGTGTCCGGGCGGCCCTTTCGACGACGCCGTATACCGGGGTGTATCACGAGTGGCGGTCGATGGTGCGAAGCCGTCTGGACGCCAGCGCCTACACGGCGTTGCCGGGAGGGCGTACCGTGCTGGCGCTGCGGGCGGCGGCGGGGGCGTTGCATGGAGAGTCGCCCGCCGACATCCCGGCGTCGTTCAGGTTCTATTCCGGTGGTGGCGGTTCCGTACGCGGCTACGCCTACCAGTCGCTGGGCCCGCGCGATGGCGACGTGCCGCTTGGCGGCGGTTCGTTTGGCGAGGTCGGGCTTGAGGCGCGAACGCGCATCACCGAGACACTCGGTCTCGTGACGTTCGTCGATGGGGGCAACGTCTACGAGGAGTCCATGCCGCGTTTCGGAGACGGGATGCGCTTCGGTGCCGGTGTCGGGCTGCGGTACTATACGGCCATCGGCCCGTTGCGGTTCGATGTGGCGACACCTGTCAATCCGCGAGAAGATGACGCGCCTCTCCAGTTCTACTTCAGCATAGGGCAGAGTTTCTGA
- a CDS encoding ATP-binding protein, whose product MKQFVVISGKGGTGKTSVTAGLAAVGKDMVLADCDVDAADLHLVLAPEIRERHDFISGVVASIEPEACISCGLCTTHCRYGAIPQGYAPQVAPEHCEGCGVCAHVCPTGAARLSDRRCGEWYVSDTRFGPMVHAALGIGEENSGKLVSTVRTRARELAEARDASVVLIDGSPGVGCPVIASLAGADAALAVTEPTVSALHDLERVHALARHFDVRMAVLLNKADIHPGMAERIIGYCTTHDLPLVGRFGFSPLFVQAQLEGRTLPEQDSGEWRQRFNGVWNQLLALV is encoded by the coding sequence ATGAAACAGTTCGTCGTCATCAGCGGCAAGGGCGGCACGGGCAAGACCAGCGTGACGGCGGGGCTTGCAGCCGTCGGCAAGGACATGGTGCTCGCCGACTGCGATGTGGACGCCGCCGACCTTCATCTCGTCCTTGCGCCGGAGATACGCGAACGCCATGATTTCATCAGTGGTGTCGTGGCCTCCATCGAACCCGAAGCCTGTATCTCATGCGGGCTGTGCACCACACATTGTCGGTACGGGGCCATTCCGCAGGGCTATGCACCACAGGTGGCACCGGAGCATTGCGAAGGCTGCGGCGTATGCGCCCATGTCTGTCCTACAGGGGCTGCGCGCCTGAGCGACAGGCGTTGCGGTGAATGGTACGTCTCCGACACGCGCTTCGGGCCCATGGTACATGCCGCGCTCGGCATCGGTGAAGAGAATTCGGGCAAGCTGGTGAGCACCGTACGCACCCGTGCCCGCGAACTTGCCGAGGCACGCGACGCGTCTGTCGTGCTCATCGACGGTTCGCCCGGTGTCGGTTGTCCGGTCATCGCCTCGCTTGCCGGGGCGGATGCCGCGCTTGCTGTCACCGAACCCACCGTTTCGGCCTTGCACGACCTTGAGCGTGTCCATGCCCTCGCCCGTCACTTCGATGTGCGCATGGCGGTACTGCTCAACAAGGCCGACATCCACCCCGGCATGGCAGAGCGCATCATCGGCTATTGCACCACACACGACCTGCCTCTGGTGGGCCGCTTCGGCTTCTCTCCCTTGTTCGTACAGGCACAGCTGGAAGGCAGGACATTGCCGGAACAGGATTCCGGCGAGTGGAGGCAACGGTTCAACGGAGTTTGGAACCAGTTGCTGGCACTCGTCTGA
- a CDS encoding nucleotide-binding protein — translation MNIAVASGKGGTGKTTVAVNLAASYAMQGLPVTLVDCDVEEPNAHLFVDARWQVRSLCGVPVPAIDPDRCLGESCRRCVEACRFKALAMLGGELLVFAELCHGCGLCELVCPAGVVGTASRPVGEVRQGVASCHVHGETCHMAFRDGVLRVGEAMATPLIKAVKRTAEDANATSHAGYGVTLWDCPPGTACATINALDEADFVVLVAESTAFGLHDLRLAVGLVCHLGLPHGIVINRFGMGDDRVATWAASEGIDVLGRLPFSLEAASRNAGGGLLLDASHDLEAAYRDLGARLLEKGIRS, via the coding sequence ATGAATATTGCCGTAGCCAGCGGCAAGGGCGGCACGGGCAAGACCACCGTGGCTGTGAACCTTGCGGCATCGTATGCGATGCAGGGCCTTCCCGTGACGCTGGTGGACTGTGATGTCGAGGAGCCCAACGCGCATCTGTTCGTGGATGCGCGTTGGCAGGTTCGTAGCCTCTGCGGTGTGCCCGTGCCCGCCATCGACCCCGACAGGTGCCTCGGTGAGAGTTGCCGTCGCTGTGTCGAGGCGTGCCGTTTCAAGGCACTGGCCATGCTGGGTGGTGAACTGCTGGTCTTCGCCGAACTCTGCCACGGGTGTGGACTCTGTGAACTCGTCTGCCCGGCAGGCGTGGTAGGCACGGCAAGCCGTCCGGTGGGTGAGGTGCGGCAGGGCGTGGCGAGTTGCCATGTCCATGGCGAAACCTGCCACATGGCGTTCCGCGACGGGGTGTTGCGCGTGGGCGAGGCCATGGCGACACCGCTCATCAAGGCCGTGAAACGCACAGCTGAAGACGCCAATGCCACCAGCCATGCAGGGTATGGCGTCACCCTGTGGGACTGCCCGCCCGGAACGGCCTGTGCCACCATCAACGCGCTGGACGAGGCGGACTTCGTGGTGCTGGTGGCCGAGTCCACCGCCTTCGGGCTGCACGACCTCAGACTGGCTGTCGGGTTGGTGTGCCATCTCGGATTGCCGCACGGTATCGTCATCAACCGTTTCGGCATGGGTGACGACCGGGTCGCAACATGGGCCGCCTCAGAAGGCATCGACGTACTGGGCAGACTGCCGTTCAGCCTCGAGGCTGCTTCGCGTAATGCGGGTGGCGGCTTGTTGCTGGATGCCTCGCACGACCTTGAAGCCGCCTACCGCGACCTTGGCGCAAGGCTTCTGGAAAAGGGGATAAGGTCATGA
- the orpR gene encoding sigma 54-interacting transcriptional regulator OrpR, with protein MALPRDIPCETIMESVADGVFTVDLDWRITSFNRAAAAITGVPAEEALGRRCRDVFHSSVCDGACVLRACMEQDTPFGSRTVFMVRTDGTRVPVSISAAPLKDRRGRLIGGVETFRDLTALHLMRRELEGQRTVEDIVTRSHAMTRLLDLLPQIAASDAPVLILGESGTGKELFARALHNLSPRAAKPFVGVNCGALPENLLESELFGYKAGAFTDARRDKPGRFHTAGDGTIFLDEIGDMPLPLQVKLLRVLQEKCFEPLGAVNAEPALARVIAATNRDLERMTAEGTFRTDLYYRLNVVLLRLPPLRERPEDVPALIDHCVRRRNLLTGKDIEGVSEDVLHLMLRYPFPGNVRELDNIIEYAFILCGHGFIQLEHLPEYLLHAGGIATPSLAPSRPQPRPAGEPGDDGQPATLEAIKYRAVVDALARNNGRRMATCRELDISKDTLRRILQRGDTK; from the coding sequence ATGGCCCTGCCCCGAGACATCCCCTGCGAAACCATCATGGAAAGTGTCGCCGACGGCGTGTTCACGGTCGACCTCGACTGGCGCATCACCTCGTTCAACCGTGCCGCTGCCGCCATCACGGGAGTCCCCGCCGAAGAGGCACTGGGCCGACGCTGCCGAGACGTGTTCCACTCCAGCGTGTGCGACGGCGCATGTGTCCTGCGCGCCTGCATGGAACAGGACACCCCCTTCGGCAGCCGCACGGTGTTCATGGTGCGCACCGACGGGACGCGCGTTCCCGTCAGCATCAGTGCCGCACCGCTCAAAGACAGACGCGGCAGGCTCATTGGCGGGGTCGAGACGTTCCGCGACCTCACCGCGCTGCACCTCATGCGGCGTGAACTCGAAGGGCAACGCACCGTAGAGGACATCGTCACCCGCAGCCACGCGATGACGCGCCTTCTCGACCTCCTTCCGCAGATAGCCGCCAGCGACGCACCGGTGCTCATTCTCGGCGAATCCGGCACGGGCAAGGAACTCTTCGCCCGTGCGCTGCACAACCTCAGCCCCCGCGCCGCGAAGCCGTTCGTGGGCGTCAACTGCGGGGCGCTGCCTGAGAACCTGCTGGAATCGGAACTGTTCGGCTACAAGGCCGGGGCATTCACTGACGCACGCCGAGACAAGCCGGGGCGCTTCCACACGGCGGGCGACGGCACCATCTTCCTCGACGAGATTGGCGACATGCCCCTGCCCTTGCAGGTGAAGCTGTTGCGGGTACTTCAGGAGAAGTGCTTCGAACCGCTGGGGGCGGTGAACGCGGAACCCGCGCTGGCGCGTGTCATTGCGGCCACCAACCGCGACCTTGAACGCATGACGGCCGAAGGCACGTTCCGCACCGACCTCTACTATCGGCTGAATGTGGTGCTGTTGCGTCTGCCCCCGCTGCGTGAACGCCCCGAAGACGTGCCCGCGCTCATCGACCACTGCGTCAGGCGGCGCAACCTGCTCACCGGCAAGGACATCGAAGGCGTCTCGGAGGATGTGCTGCACCTCATGCTGCGCTACCCATTTCCGGGCAACGTGCGTGAACTCGACAACATCATCGAATATGCCTTCATCCTGTGCGGGCACGGGTTCATCCAGTTGGAACACCTGCCGGAGTACCTGCTGCACGCAGGGGGCATCGCCACCCCCTCCCTCGCGCCTTCACGTCCGCAGCCCCGCCCAGCCGGGGAGCCCGGAGACGACGGACAGCCCGCCACCCTTGAAGCCATCAAATACCGGGCGGTGGTCGACGCCCTTGCCCGCAACAATGGCAGGCGGATGGCGACCTGCCGCGAACTGGACATCTCCAAGGACACGCTGCGCCGCATCCTGCAACGTGGCGACACGAAATGA
- a CDS encoding NifB/NifX family molybdenum-iron cluster-binding protein — MIVHACLASYEGRLATLLETASALHFVRLDDAGPHTLHVRPFRPTTPMHLAATLLEADTHLLVCGGVCGRWLHTLEAQGVEVIPWLSGTEQEVLAALAKGTVDELVMPGCMRRLGTTGGVCARARCRTRRERNGCE; from the coding sequence ATGATCGTCCATGCCTGTCTCGCCAGTTACGAGGGCAGACTCGCCACACTGCTCGAAACAGCATCGGCACTGCATTTCGTCCGTCTTGACGACGCAGGGCCGCACACCCTCCATGTGCGCCCCTTCCGTCCGACGACCCCGATGCACCTCGCCGCGACGCTGCTAGAGGCCGACACACACCTGCTGGTGTGCGGCGGTGTCTGCGGACGTTGGCTGCATACCCTCGAAGCACAGGGCGTGGAGGTCATACCGTGGCTATCCGGCACCGAACAGGAAGTGCTGGCGGCACTTGCGAAGGGCACCGTCGACGAACTGGTCATGCCCGGCTGCATGAGACGCCTTGGAACAACAGGCGGCGTGTGCGCACGCGCCCGCTGCCGTACCAGAAGGGAGCGAAACGGATGCGAATAG